The Mangifera indica cultivar Alphonso chromosome 8, CATAS_Mindica_2.1, whole genome shotgun sequence genome has a window encoding:
- the LOC123224259 gene encoding homeobox-leucine zipper protein ATHB-52-like encodes MNFQSSSKENQHQMKPNRKRLTQDQIRLLETSFNSKEKLQVDDKLELAHRLGLPPRQVAIWYQNRRVREKICTIEFDHKTTQLQLDSVLAENRRLEQEVGMLKHELNKALQMLSVANPSISLLPSSTSHDNDHTSTSSPDNMIYGWKDSGVLPLDELYSCLISHGGQPAKQDRNVQFIQ; translated from the coding sequence ATGAATTTTCAGTCCAGTTCAAAAGAAAACCAACACCAAATGAAACCAAATAGAAAAAGGCTTACCCAGGACCAGATCAGGCTCTTGGAGACAAGCTTCAATTCTAAAGAGAAGCTCCAAGTAGACGACAAACTTGAGCTTGCACACAGACTAGGCCTGCCACCAAGACAGGTAGCAATATGGTACCAAAATAGACGAGTACGTGAGAAAATCTGTACCATAGAGTTCGACCACAAGACCACCCAACTACAGCTTGACAGTGTGTTGGCAGAAAATAGAAGGCTAGAACAAGAAGTTGGCATGCTGAAACATGAGCTCAACAAGGCTCTACAGATGCTATCTGTAGCTAACCCATCTATCAGTCTTCTGCCCTCGTCAACATCTCATGACAATGATCACACCAGCACAAGCTCTCCTGACAACATGATATACGGTTGGAAAGATTCAGGGGTGCTGCCATTAGACGAGTTATATTCTTGCCTGATTAGCCATGGAGGCCAGCCTGCAAAACAGGACAGAAATGTTCAGTTCATTCAGTGa